Proteins encoded together in one Marispirochaeta sp. window:
- a CDS encoding chemotaxis response regulator protein-glutamate methylesterase, with the protein MTENLPLGVLICDDSALMRNLISRIIDGAEGLTVVGKAMNGKFALQKIPLLKPDLILLDIEMPEMNGIEFLKERRRQGIKVPVVILSSLARRGAQITMEALNLGASDFILKPSGSISEDIHVVSDQIVTTVRAYGAQYRRHTGNVPLLPDTAESVTRALVPPRHEEIIPPLREIREKRIVDFSLPRPRHERQLPSGIDLLAIGISTGGPNALRKVFAAMERNLPVPVVVVQHMPAGFTGEFARSLDRISGLEVKEAEEGDLLNPGRVLITPGNRHIEVEKRSLSGIVHLTENEPVNGHRPSADVLFKSVAAEYGNRAVAVIMTGMGRDGAREIGTIQRMGGVTIAQDAESCIVYGMPKVAIDHGYIDHVVKLQDMADTIGRLVRSPSYGG; encoded by the coding sequence GTGACGGAAAATCTTCCCCTCGGGGTTCTGATATGTGACGACTCGGCGCTGATGCGCAACCTGATTTCCCGCATAATTGACGGAGCAGAGGGGCTGACTGTAGTGGGCAAGGCCATGAACGGCAAATTCGCCCTGCAGAAGATTCCCCTTCTTAAGCCGGATCTTATTCTGCTGGATATAGAGATGCCCGAGATGAACGGCATCGAGTTCCTCAAGGAGCGCCGCAGGCAGGGCATTAAAGTCCCTGTTGTGATTCTCTCGTCCCTTGCCCGGCGGGGGGCCCAGATAACCATGGAGGCCCTGAACCTTGGGGCCTCGGATTTTATCCTGAAACCCTCGGGGTCCATCTCTGAGGATATTCATGTGGTCAGTGACCAGATTGTCACAACGGTCCGGGCGTACGGCGCGCAATACCGGAGACATACCGGCAATGTCCCTCTCCTGCCGGATACAGCTGAAAGCGTAACCCGCGCCCTGGTTCCGCCACGACATGAGGAGATAATACCGCCCTTGCGGGAAATCCGTGAAAAGCGGATTGTCGATTTTTCGCTTCCCCGGCCGCGTCATGAACGGCAGCTGCCTTCGGGAATTGACCTGCTTGCCATTGGTATCTCCACTGGCGGCCCCAATGCCCTGCGCAAGGTTTTCGCCGCCATGGAGCGGAACCTGCCGGTGCCGGTGGTTGTCGTACAGCATATGCCTGCCGGCTTTACCGGGGAGTTTGCCCGCAGTCTGGACCGGATTTCGGGGCTGGAGGTAAAGGAGGCGGAAGAGGGAGATCTTTTGAACCCCGGACGGGTCCTGATTACTCCGGGGAACAGGCATATCGAGGTGGAGAAACGCTCTCTTTCCGGAATTGTTCACCTGACTGAGAATGAACCGGTGAACGGACACCGGCCTTCAGCGGATGTTCTGTTCAAGTCGGTGGCCGCTGAGTACGGTAACCGGGCGGTGGCGGTAATTATGACAGGCATGGGGCGGGACGGCGCCAGGGAGATCGGGACCATTCAGCGTATGGGCGGGGTAACCATCGCCCAGGATGCAGAGTCCTGTATTGTTTACGGGATGCCCAAGGTCGCGATTGATCACGGCTATATTGATCATGTCGTAAAGCTGCAGGACATGGCCGATACAATCGGCCGTCTTGTACGCAGCCCGTCCTACGGCGGCTGA
- a CDS encoding bifunctional nuclease family protein: MKHTMPVAEVQGIALDRESQLPIVLLKTSHPRRIIPIPVGPSEASAIIVEVEGVHPPRPLTHDLITELFQRHGMILLHCEIRDRIDDIYTAFIHYRRRFRNFSMEVRPSDAIALALRMKAPIRINPLLLAEAEHSLDVFRHLHGDDILLLEPDYTDHAV, encoded by the coding sequence ATGAAGCATACCATGCCAGTCGCGGAAGTTCAGGGCATAGCACTGGACCGGGAATCCCAGTTACCTATTGTTCTGCTTAAGACCAGCCATCCCCGGCGAATCATCCCCATTCCCGTCGGCCCCTCCGAAGCCAGTGCGATAATCGTAGAGGTCGAAGGGGTCCACCCGCCGCGGCCATTGACCCATGACCTGATAACGGAACTTTTCCAACGTCACGGCATGATTTTGCTGCATTGTGAAATTCGAGACCGGATAGACGACATCTATACCGCCTTTATCCATTACCGCCGGCGTTTTCGGAACTTCAGTATGGAGGTGCGCCCCAGCGACGCCATAGCGCTTGCCCTGCGGATGAAAGCACCTATCCGCATTAATCCCCTGCTCCTGGCCGAGGCGGAACACTCCCTGGATGTATTCCGCCATTTGCATGGTGATGACATCCTGCTTCTGGAACCTGACTACACGGACCATGCGGTTTAA
- a CDS encoding protein-glutamate O-methyltransferase CheR: MGTTFLNDLEFDQYRELIYNESGIHFSASNRSILESRLKERLRLTKVGTPALYLKQIRENGEEMKVLLDSVTTNLTRFFRNNAHFQTLEYYVIPDLIRHKQNSGNKTLRIWSAGCSTGEEPYSLAMVCKDLLPAGFTVEIVASDLSLKSLLTAKEGFYPEPRLNGVPDKYLKRFFDSEGDGFRVSDEIKKLIKFDYHNLKFDSGLRDLDLVFCRNVIIYFDEVAQEAVIQKFWQAMNGHSYLFIGHSESLFGMKTGFEFLKTDWACVYRKFT, from the coding sequence ATGGGAACAACTTTTTTAAACGACCTGGAGTTTGATCAGTACCGGGAACTGATATATAACGAGAGTGGTATCCACTTTTCCGCTTCGAATCGTTCGATTCTGGAAAGCCGGCTCAAGGAACGTCTTCGGCTGACGAAGGTTGGGACCCCGGCTCTCTACCTTAAACAGATACGGGAAAACGGGGAGGAGATGAAGGTCCTCCTCGACTCGGTAACCACCAACCTGACCCGGTTCTTCAGAAACAATGCCCATTTTCAGACTCTGGAATACTACGTTATTCCGGATTTAATCCGTCATAAACAGAATAGCGGGAACAAAACCCTGCGGATCTGGAGCGCCGGCTGTTCAACCGGGGAGGAACCCTATTCCCTTGCCATGGTCTGCAAGGATCTGCTTCCCGCCGGTTTTACCGTAGAAATTGTTGCTTCGGATTTGAGTCTCAAGTCGCTTTTAACCGCCAAAGAGGGGTTTTATCCGGAACCGCGCCTGAACGGGGTCCCGGATAAATACCTGAAACGTTTTTTCGATTCCGAAGGTGACGGTTTCCGTGTTTCTGATGAAATCAAGAAGCTTATTAAATTCGATTATCACAACCTGAAATTCGATTCCGGTTTACGGGATCTGGACCTGGTTTTCTGCCGCAATGTGATTATCTATTTTGATGAAGTCGCCCAGGAGGCGGTTATTCAGAAGTTCTGGCAGGCCATGAATGGCCATTCCTATCTTTTTATCGGCCATTCCGAATCCCTTTTCGGCATGAAAACCGGTTTTGAGTTTCTTAAAACCGACTGGGCCTGTGTTTATCGCAAATTCACCTGA